A portion of the Cryptomeria japonica chromosome 5, Sugi_1.0, whole genome shotgun sequence genome contains these proteins:
- the LOC131069175 gene encoding scarecrow-like protein 28: protein MLAGCTALLSPRHRLRGTTAASATASCQFQGQQRSAPGLHSQQIQSCHFPLQEKFFPSQQVASPTSQHNISSQKGVTELPCSSYSRNEERAASSREGQRSQVSDVVMQREKLSMEETAPYSQRRHAYKGSSGKMAQAACWMERPQARVMERQKEITGTLMAKNAETLWESSKRRENLKRFSEHNTADDCCEDRAKRLRGSPSEDLNGKFCVSQLGTHWFGENCDKIDSVSETRGSSGLPATLFNSPEQKSNNTYEPRSVLDLVISPGLKPRSFSPVSSQPLQQLLTVTADYSQGFTIADLQDIEKSNSGLTHLHQPEALPRTSIPSPFPFSSNAWVESIISDFAGKGQADATNGDPNKTNSSSCSVPPNTLKNDDGNSSGNDSGHEGAPHNEFPNIMQILSGGGAIGTEQTHMEQGLELVNLLIACAEAVSSKSLHLVSHFISRLGELASPESSPMHRVAAYFTEGLILRSTKLWPHVFHPIAVDLDLSDDDLMTGFQLINHISPIPKFFHYTSNEIILKAFEDKDRVHIIDFDIKQGLQWPALFQSLASRPKPPTHVRITGIGESKEDLQDTGDRLAGFAEALNLPFEFHAVVDKLEDVRLWMLHVKDNETVAVNCLLQLHKTLYGNGSALRDLLGLIQSTKPAVVAMVEQEASHNDATFEGRFLNSLQYYSAIFDSIDANLPPDSPARFKVEQFYAREIRNIIACEGPERIERHEKFVVWKHMMEEGGFTQVPLRDREVFQARMLLEMFSCKSYRLKQQDGGLTLSWLEQPLFTASAWEPRGIDGASTSSPT, encoded by the coding sequence ATGTTGGCAGGATGCACTGCATTGTTATCCCCAAGACACAGACTGAGAGGAACTACTGCTGCTTCTGCTACTGCTTCATGTCAGTTTCAGGGGCAGCAGCGGTCAGCTCCTGGTCTCCATTCCCAGCAAATCCAGTCCTGCCACTTTCCGCTGCAAGAGAAATTCTTCCCTTCACAGCAAGTTGCAAGCCCCACATCCCAGCATAATATAAGCTCACAGAAGGGGGTTACTGAGCTCCCATGTAGTAGTTATTCCAGGAATGAAGAGAGGGCTGCTTCTAGTAGAGAAGGTCAGAGGAGCCAGGTGAGTGATGTGGTCATGCAAAGGGAGAAGCTATCCATGGAAGAAACAGCTCCTTATTCCCAAAGAAGGCATGCTTACAAAGGGTCCTCTGGTAAGATGGCTCAAGCAGCATGTTGGATGGAGAGGCCACAAGCCAGGGTCATGGAAAGACAAAAGGAAATTACAGGAACACTAATGGCTAAAAATGCAGAAACCTTGTGGGAGAGCAGCAAGCGCAGAGAGAATTTGAAGAGGTTTTCTGAGCACAACACAGCAGACGACTGCTGTGAAGATCGAGCAAAGAGGCTAAGAGGTAGTCCATCTGAAGACTTGAACGGAAAATTCTGTGTCAGTCAGTTGGGTACCCATTGGTTTGGCGAAAATTGTGACAAGATTGACAGTGTGAGTGAAACTAGAGGTTCTTCAGGCTTGCCTGCAACTTTATTTAACTCTCCAGAACAAAAGAGTAATAATACCTATGAGCCTCGTTCAGTTCTAGATCTTGTCATTAGTCCTGGACTGAAACCCAGATCATTTTCTCCTGTTTCCAGTCAGCCTTTGCAGCAATTGTTGACAGTTACAGCAGACTATAGTCAGGGATTTACCATAGCAGATTTGCAAGACATTGAGAAGTCCAACAGTGGACTGACCCATTTGCATCAGCCTGAAGCACTTCCAAGGACATCCATTCCATCTCCATTCCCATTTTCGAGCAATGCTTGGGTTGAATCTATCATTTCAGACTTTGCAGGCAAGGGTCAAGCAGATGCCACTAATGGTGATCCCAACAAGACCAATTCAAGTTCATGCTCAGTGCCTCCAAATACTCTCAAGAATGATGATGGAAACTCTTCTGGAAATGACAGTGGCCATGAAGGTGCTCCCCACAATGAATTTCCAAATATTATGCAAATTCTTTCAGGTGGCGGCGCAATTGGCACAGAACAAACACACATGGAACAAGGGTTGGAACTTGTAAATTTATTGATTGCTTGTGCAGAGGCAGTTTCTTCTAAGAGCTTGCATTTGGTTAGTCATTTTATCTCCCGATTGGGAGAGCTTGCTTCTCCGGAGAGCAGTCCCATGCATAGAGTTGCAGCTTATTTCACAGAAGGTCTCATTCTCCGCTCAACCAAGCTTTGGCCTCATGTCTTCCATCCCATTGCTGTGGATCTTGATTTAAGTGATGATGATCTGATGACGGGCTTCCAGCTTATCAATCATATTAGCCCAATTCCTAAATTTTTCCATTACACATCAAATGAGATAATTTTGAAAGCATTTGAGGACAAAGACAGAGTTcacattatagattttgatataaAGCAGGGTCTCCAGTGGCCAGCCCTTTTTCAGAGCTTGGCATCAAGGCCTAAGCCTCCAACCCATGTGAGAATTACAGGAATTGGAGAGTCCAAGGAGGACCTCCAGGATACAGGGGACAGGCTTGCAGGCTTTGCAGAAGCCTTAAATCTTCCTTTCGAATTTCACGCAGTTGTTGATAAATTGGAAGATGTGAGACTTTGGATGTTACATGTTAAGGACAACGAGACAGTCGCGGTAAATTGCTTATTGCAGCTGCATAAAACATTATATGGTAATGGGTCTGCCTTAAGGGATTTGCTTGGACTTATTCAGAGTACAAAGCCGGCCGTTGTAGCAATGGTTGAGCAAGAGGCAAGTCATAATGATGCCACGTTCGAAGGACGTTTCTTGAACTCACTGCAGTATTACTCAGCTATATTTGATTCAATTGATGCCAATCTTCCTCCAGACAGTCCTGCTAGGTTCAAGGTGGAGCagttttatgcaagagagataaggAACATCATAGCTTGTGAAGGGCCAGAGAGGATTGAAAGGCATGAAAAATTTGTGGTTTGGAAGCACATGATGGAGGAAGGAGGATTCACGCAGGTTCCTCTCAGAGATAGGGAAGTTTTTCAAGCCAGAATGCTGTTGGAGATGTTCTCCTGCAAGAGTTACAGACTGAAGCAACAAGATGGAGGACTTACACTTAGTTGGTTGGAACAGCCCCTTTTCACAGCTTCAGCATGGGAACCTCGCGGAATTGATGGTGCCAGCACCTCATCTCCTACATGA
- the LOC131069163 gene encoding uncharacterized protein LOC131069163, whose protein sequence is MHPSAEPFTPVETNFEEGLSVPQDGFTMVKHRKARRKRSPKNSKDSANRKESLGPEQISEERKKRDDLSRKSKGTNRSEPENDDEKLVIIELEAQKSEEPTNGESGAQPVSDDTDEENEEQEEEDAKLNVKLDDLSRKSEGTNRSEPENDDEKLVIIELEAQKSKEPTNGELGAQLVSDDTDEENKEQEEEDAKLVPVLPSVTAMFPTTAPDL, encoded by the exons ATGCATCCTAGTGCAGAGCCCTTCACTCCAGTGGAAACCAATTTTGAAGAAGGACTTTCAGTTCCCCAAGATGGATTTACCATGGTGAAACATAGGAAAGCGAGAAGAAAGAGGTCTCCTAAGAACAGCAAAGATAGTGCTAACAGGAAGGAATCTCTAGGTCCTGAACAAATTTCCGAAGAAAGGAAAAAGAGAG ATGATCTCTCTAGAAAGTCAAAAGGTACCAATAGATCTGAGCCTGAAAATGATGAtgagaaacttgtgattattgaactggAAGCACAGAAATCTGAAGAACCGACAAATGGAGAATCAGGTGCTCAACCAGTAAGTGATGACaccgatgaagaaaatgaagaacaagaagaagaagatgcaaaacTTAATGTAAAGTTAGATGATCTCTCTAGAAAGTCAGAAGGTACCAACAGATCTGAGCCTGAAAATGATGAtgagaaacttgtgattattgaattGGAAGCACAGAAATCTAAAGAACCGACAAATGGAGAATTAGGTGCTCAATTGGTAAGTGATGACAccgatgaagaaaataaagaacaagaagaagaagatgcaaaacTTGTACCAGTATTGCCTAG TGTGACTGCTATGTTCCCTACAACTGCTCCGGACTTGTAG